The Staphylococcus sp. 17KM0847 DNA segment TTCGGTAGGTGTATTGTTTGTAGTATCTACTTTTGAAGGGTCATTATATGTTTGCGTACCAGAGATCGGTGTTTGTCCTTCAATAGTTTGTTGTTTCGCAACTTCCCCTTGTTGTGAAACGGTAGTGTCATCGAGTACATTGACTGGTGTTTCTTGTGTTTGAACGTTTTCAGCAGCATCTGCGTGCTGGGCAGTAATTGCTGTTCCTGCAATTGTTAAAGCAATGATAGAAGGGGTTTTATACCCAATTTTTTTAACCATGTTACGACTCCTTTTGAACAATTGATTTTATAAGTTTAATAACTCTATTATAGGGTTTTGAGTAGGAAAATAGTGCTTTTTAACTAGATTGTAATTTAACTTTAATATAGGAGAAAGTTGTAAAATATTGTACTAAAAATTTTATATTAAAATTAATGGTTATGATAGCATTTGCAGTGTATTAAAGTGTTTTAGACATATATCTATGCGGAATGCCTGCATCCATAAATGTATCTCCATACACACGATAACCTAAAGACTCATAGAAGGGGATAGCATGCGTTTGAGCACCAAGTTTAAAATGAGAAAAACCATGTTGCGCTGCTATTTGTTCTAAAGCTAAAATAAGTTGTTTACCAATGCCTTGTCCTCGGTATGCTTTCATAACAGCTACTCTTTCGATTTTAGCGGTATCATCCACACTACGATAACGTGCAGTTGCCATAGGTTTTCCTTCTGAGTCATAACCAATAATATAATGCGCAGTTGATTCGTATTCATCTATTTCTTCATCACGAGAAACGCCTTGTTCTTCGATAAAAACGGCCTCTCGGATGGATAATACATCTTGATAGGATTCTTTAGTAGTTACTTCTTTAAACATAAAGTGTCCTCCTTGTTAAAGTGATGTAATTAATAATAGATAAATTTGATACCATCTGCAATTGTTAATGGTTAATGTAAGAAATACGTAAGAAAAAAAGTTGATATAGTAATAGGATAATATAGCAGCGAATGAAGATTGAAAGAGGAGTAGAACTATTAATATCTCATCACGCTCTTTAGCGTACACACTAAGAATAGAATAGGGATGAAAAGGATTTAAATATTTGTAGTTTTTTATAGTGGTTCAATATGTGTTTGGATTATTGTGGGTCAGAGGTAACAAAAAAGAATGGGGGATTTTAAGATAAAAATAAAGGAGTTGAGATTAAAAGTGTATTTTAACCCCAGCTCCGTAAGATATATTTAAAAAGTACTACTGTGCATTTTGTCTAACTAATGCAGTGTATTGCCAGAAAATGCGCATTTGTACGATATTCCAATTGTTCATCCCCATTGTATAGCCAGAAGGTTTGAAAATCTGGACGTCGGTTACTTCCAAAGCTGCTGCTACAAGATATTGTATAGGGACGCTTAATTTTGTCATTTCAGGCGTAAGCCCCTCTTCGTTATAAACCCATGAAAAAGGTAATGGTGCATTAAATACATCGATTGCATCAAAAATTTCAGGAAGAGCAACAATGTAGCAGGCTGCATTGATAATTGGATTTGTTTCACTGTCAGTGTAGTAGAGTAACAATGCTTCATAGTTTTCACGATGTGCATGATTGACATAGAACAATTCTTGACGGAAGTGGGCCATATCTTTACTATGGATAATTTGTTGTTCGAGCATATTAAACATGCCATCAATTTGTTTTAATTTTTCGTGTGTATGGCGTGCCATAGGTGAACCTCCTCATTTCGAACATTAATAATAATCTGCAAAATCCTCGGTATATAGGGATTCAGATTGCTCAGTGTTATATGACGCTTCAGGAGCTGTTGTGTTTTCTGTATCAGATTCAGCTGTGTCTTCTGTACTATTGTTATCGCTTGTATTACTTTTATCTTGAGGCAGAAAAGCTTCATCTATTAAAGAGGTATCAATCTCTGTAAGTGGGAAAATACTGCCATAATAATCAGCAATACGGCTCATTAAAAAGTCATCACGTACTAACGTTTTTAAACCTAAATCTTTGCGCAGTATATTAGATGTTTTAATGAGTTCTTTTTCATTCGGATAGATATAATAAATACCATTCAGTAATTCATTATCGCCTTGAAGTTGTTGTGTTTTAATTGCAACATCACCTGTTAAATATATTTTGGCTAGTGATTGAATTTCTTTGTACGTTAAGTTGTGTTTAGAATTTTTTCCTACAATTTCAATAATGTCATCGAGTTTATGAAGTGAATTCGTTTCTTGAGCTTTGCGGAATAAAATTTTTAGAACTTCCATTTGTCGTTCGCCGCGTTTTAAATCGGAATCTTGTTTTCTCGTACGTGTAATCGCCAAAGCTTGATCACCATTTAACAATTGTTTTCCCTTTTTGAGTTTTATACGTCCCTGATCTGTTGTATTAGGTTCGTTTAAATCATAGGGGACGTCGTATTCAATACCGCCAAGCTCATCTACCGTTTTTACAAATGCTTCCATATTAATTCGTATATAGTAATCAACTGGTACGTTTAAGGTTGCTTCTACGGTGTCCATTGATGCTTCAGGACCACCGTAAGCATGTGCATGAGTAATTTTATCGTTATAGCCAACTTGTGGGATATAGCTTAGTGTGTCACGAGGAATACTTAACATTCTGATTTGTTTTGAGTCGGGATTAAATGTTGATAAGATAATGGCGTCTGTTCGTGATTGTGATGTACTTTGACCATTTTCTCGTCTAGAACTACTGTCATCAATGCCTAAAAACAGAATAGAGACAGGATCTTTTGATGCATTAACTTCTGTATTTCTGAGTTTTGATTGACGCATGTCAGATTCAGAGAAAGAATGGTCGAAAGCCCCTTTGGATGAACTGAATAACATATAAGTAAAAATTGCAGGAACAATGATGAGCATTAGGGATAATGCATATAATAAATATTTAAGTCCTCGATTCATCGATAATTGCTCCTAGTTAATGTTGTTTTACATATGATTACTTATTGTATAGTATTTAATAGACGATTTTCAATCATTTGAAATATTTTACAGCTTAAAACTAAGGTGTATAGAAGGCTTAATTGATAGAAAAAACCTAGTGAATAGAAGTATAGGGTTTAATTGTTAAAATTTTATGTCATTTTCAATATCGATCACGAGTATTACATTTTGTTCGCAAGACTTGATGTTATAATACAGATGATGTTTCGGAGGTTAGAATAAGATGTATTAAAATTTTGGTCTTCTTTCTCTGATTTTATTTATAACTTAATAAGAAAGGTGTTTGGCATTATGTATGCAGAATGGTTAGCACGTTTGGACGAAAGTATGGTACGTGATTTTTATGAAGTGCAAACGGATGAAGAGCGAAAAGCAGGTTTTGATGATACACTTTCTTTTGGAACAGCAGGTATTCGTAGTACATTCGGTTTAGGGCCTGGTCGTTTAAATAAATTTACAATTCGAAAAGTTGCACTAGGTTTGGCACACTACTTATTGACAAAGAGTGTAACCCCCACAGTAGTTGTTCATTTTGATACGCGTTTGTTGTCTGCATCATTTGCAGAAGAAATATCTAAAGTGTTAGCGACAGAGGGCATACAGGTAATATTACCAACGACATATAAATCAACACCTGAGTTGTCATTTGCGGTGCGTTATTTAAATGCGGATGCAGGCGTTATGATTACCGCAAGCCATAATCCAAGCCATTACAATGGGGTCAAGGTTTATGGCGCAGATGGGGGTCAGCTGTTACCAGAGCAGTCAGCGTGTTTGAGTGATTACATTAATAGTATTAATGCACCTTTGGCAATAGAAGCACATTCACTTGAAATATTAAAAAAGCGTAAAAAGATTTTGCCACTTAAACCAATCGTGACAAATGCTTATCAGAATAAAGTTTTATCATTAGTAGGGAAGATATCTGATAGAGGAGCTAAAATTGTTTTAACAAGTTTGCATGGTACAAGTTTACCGTTAGCCACGCATTTATTGACAGCGGCAGGCTTTACTAATTATGTTGTTGAAGAAGAACAATCGCAGCCTAATGGACACTTTCCAACTGTTAAGAGCGCAAATCCAGAGGAGCAGTCTGCTTTTGATCATGGTATTGTACTTGCACATAGAGAGAATGCATCATTAATTATTGCGACAGATCCGGATGCAGATCGTTTTGGTATTGTTGAGCGCTACGAAGATGGAACAACACGTTATTTTAATGGGAACGAGATAGGTTTACTATTAATGAAGTTGCGTCATGATACGATGAAGTCGACTAAAAATCACTATTATGTAGTTAAAACAATAGTAACAAGTGCGCTCAGTGAAGTTTTAGCACGTGCTTTGAATATTGAAACGGTCAATGTTTTAACAGGTTTTAAATATATTTCTAATATTTTAGAACAAAAGTCAGATCAACTGGATCAACTTGTTCTCGCCTACGAAGAAAGTCATGGATATCTAACATTTCCGTTATCGAGGGATAAAGATGCCATTCAGTTTATCCCTCTACTGGTAAAGTATAAACAACAGCTGACAGCACAAGGATTAACATTCAGAGACGTATTGAATACGATTTATGAACAATTTGGTAGTTATCATGACTTAACACTATCTCCTCAATATGATGGAGAAGCAGGACGTCATAAAATAGAACAAGTCATGACATATTTCAGACAAAATACTTTTAAGCAACTGGCAGGTTTAACAATAAAAACGAAAGAGGATTATTGGACGAGAGAGATTACTGATATGAAGACAGGTAGTTTAGCTCAGACGACTTTGCCGCAAGCGGATGTTATTCGCTATACTTTTGAAGAGGGTTTTATAGCGTTAAGACCTTCAGGTACAGAACCGAAGATGAAAGTTTATTTTTCATTAAATGTTGATTATTTTGATGATATCGTACAAAGGTTTCAAGAGGCTTACTTAGATTAGCAATGATCATGATACAAATAAGACTTTAGACTGATATTTTAAATTTACGCATAAATTATTTTAACGAGGGTATTAATCTAACAAACAAATAATTGGAGGCGTATTATGAAATTTAAAATATTAACACTTTTACTTTCGGCAGGTATTGTTTTAGCTGCATGTGGTAATGATAAAGATGACAGTCAACAAGCCAATCAACAAGATGATAAGCAACAAACAACACAATCATCAGATCATAAAGATACAAAAGATGATGATCAACAGGAAATGGATGATACAAAAACAAATCATACAACAGGACAAACAATTGCAGTAAAGGACATTGAAACAGATCCTAAACAAGCGATTGAAACAGCACAAACAGATTTTGATGGTAAGCTGAAAAAAGTAGAATATAAAAATGATATGGGTGAATGGGTTTATAAGGTTGAACTTGTAAATAATAAAGAAGAAGCTGAAGTTAAAGTTTCAGATAAAGACAATAAAGTATTACATACTGACAAAGAGATGGATGAACATCAAAATATGGATGATACATTAGAATATAAAGAAGCGATTTCGTATAAGGAAGCCGTGAAAAAAGCACAAAATGAAATGAACGGTGACTTAAAGCAATGGCAATTGAGTAAAGATGATGGAAAACTCATATATGAAGTAGAGCTTATTGATCAAAATAAAGAAATTGAATTCAAAATCGATGCCAAAACAGGTGAAGTGCTTGAAATGGAGCATTAAATAAAGCCGTTTACTTATTGAGGTGGGATAGTATATGCTGTCTCACCTTTTTGGTATACAAAATTATAATCTCAAGTGCCTAAATGAAAGGCTCCATGATATGCTTATGTGTAGTGATATATAATTCGAAATAAAAAGTTTTAGTATTCAACCTATTAATATTGTGATCTGTAAGCAAAGTATTATAGCGATTAACAGTATAATCAATAAAGCGAGCTAGGAATGATTCTAGCTCGCTTTATATGCGTTGTATTAAACTGCAACACTTAAACGTGGTACGAATGTTTCAAAGTGAATTCTATTTTCGTCTACACCAAGTTCTTGCAACTCTTGAATCATTGATTGTAAGAATGGCGTACCTCCACAGATATAAACTTCTGTGTCATCTGTTAAATAATCTTTAAGTTCAGCAGCTTTTAAATAACCTTCTTGATCACGTAAATGTGTATGAAGTTGTGCTTCTTTAGCTTCATTAGTGATTTTATCAAGTTCAGATTTAAATGCAACATCTTTTTCTGAGCCAGCTACATTGATAAATTTAACATTAGATCCTTGTTGAGCTGCATGACGATACATAGATACTAATGGTGTAACACCAACACCAGAACCTAAGAAGAGTTGTGGTTTTTCAGGATTGTGTACTTGGAATCCTCCAACTGGTGCAGATAGATTGATCATATCGCCTTCTTTGAATTCATCGTGAAGGATTGTTGATACTTCACCTTCATGGTTTTCACTTACTTCGCGACGTACACCAAATGTAATAAAGTTTTTACCACCATCAATGATAGAATAGTGACGTTTTGCGCGATATGGTAATTTTTCGCTTTCAACATCTACTGTAATATATTGTCCTGGTATAAATTGGCTTAAATCTTGTTCGTCTGATACAACAGTGAATGATTTGATATTGTGTGTGATTTGTTCAATTTTGTCAATCTTAAATGGTTTAAATCCTTCCCAAGCCATACCAGCATAGATGTCTTTTTCAATAGAAATAAATGCATCAGCAATGACACCGTATGCTTTAGCCCATGTTTGGATAATAGGGTGGTTTTCATCTACACCTACAACATCTTGAATCGCTGCCAATAAATTTTCACCAACGATAGGGTAATGCTCTTCGCGTACATCTAAAGCACAGTGTTTGTAACCAATTTCTTTAACGACTGGCACGATGGGTGTAAAGTCTTCGATATTCATTGCAGCTGCTAATACAGACTGTGCAAGTGCTGTTGATTGGAATCCTTTTTTCTGGTTGGTTTGGTTAAACATATTACGTAGTTCAGGATGTTGATTGAACATTCTATTGTAGAAACGTGATGTGATTTCTGTTCCTTTTTCTTTTAATACAGGAACAGTTTCTAAAATAATCCCTTTTTCTTCTTGTGTTAACACAGCAAATCACTCCTTAAAGGTATTTACAATATATATTATTCACTTAACCATATTAGAACTCAAGATAAATGTATGAGTCATATGGAAGTGATATAATCAACAATAAAAATTTAAAACTTTAAGCCCATAGTAGGATATCATCTTGCTCCAAAAGCTGTATAATAGTCTTCAAACAGGACATTCAGAATGGAGGACAACAAAATAACATGAATAAATTACTTCAATCATTATCAGCCATAGGTGTCTCAGCAACACTTGTTACACCAAACCTTAGCGTGGAAGCAACAACGAATACTGTTCCATTTATCAAAGGTCTAGAAGATGAAGTCGTTAAAGTTGGTCAAACTTATAACCCATTAGCTGGTGTTACTGCGTATGATAAAGAAGACGGTGACTTAACTGATAAAATCAAAGTCAACGGTTACTTCGATACGTCTAAAGAGGGGACTTATCAACTTGAATATCAGGTGATGGATTCAGATGGAGCCATTGAAACATCATCACGTACAATCAAAGTTGTCGATGCACCTCAATAGAGTATTGTTTTTAAGGTAGGATGTTCGGTGAAGTGTCTCCTCATTCTACCTGTTTTATATTTCCTTCTATGGTTCTGCTGTTTATGTTATACATTTTTTCACAATCTCACTAT contains these protein-coding regions:
- a CDS encoding GNAT family N-acetyltransferase, which encodes MFKEVTTKESYQDVLSIREAVFIEEQGVSRDEEIDEYESTAHYIIGYDSEGKPMATARYRSVDDTAKIERVAVMKAYRGQGIGKQLILALEQIAAQHGFSHFKLGAQTHAIPFYESLGYRVYGDTFMDAGIPHRYMSKTL
- a CDS encoding DUF2538 family protein; translation: MARHTHEKLKQIDGMFNMLEQQIIHSKDMAHFRQELFYVNHAHRENYEALLLYYTDSETNPIINAACYIVALPEIFDAIDVFNAPLPFSWVYNEEGLTPEMTKLSVPIQYLVAAALEVTDVQIFKPSGYTMGMNNWNIVQMRIFWQYTALVRQNAQ
- a CDS encoding LCP family protein translates to MNRGLKYLLYALSLMLIIVPAIFTYMLFSSSKGAFDHSFSESDMRQSKLRNTEVNASKDPVSILFLGIDDSSSRRENGQSTSQSRTDAIILSTFNPDSKQIRMLSIPRDTLSYIPQVGYNDKITHAHAYGGPEASMDTVEATLNVPVDYYIRINMEAFVKTVDELGGIEYDVPYDLNEPNTTDQGRIKLKKGKQLLNGDQALAITRTRKQDSDLKRGERQMEVLKILFRKAQETNSLHKLDDIIEIVGKNSKHNLTYKEIQSLAKIYLTGDVAIKTQQLQGDNELLNGIYYIYPNEKELIKTSNILRKDLGLKTLVRDDFLMSRIADYYGSIFPLTEIDTSLIDEAFLPQDKSNTSDNNSTEDTAESDTENTTAPEASYNTEQSESLYTEDFADYY
- a CDS encoding phospho-sugar mutase, with amino-acid sequence MYAEWLARLDESMVRDFYEVQTDEERKAGFDDTLSFGTAGIRSTFGLGPGRLNKFTIRKVALGLAHYLLTKSVTPTVVVHFDTRLLSASFAEEISKVLATEGIQVILPTTYKSTPELSFAVRYLNADAGVMITASHNPSHYNGVKVYGADGGQLLPEQSACLSDYINSINAPLAIEAHSLEILKKRKKILPLKPIVTNAYQNKVLSLVGKISDRGAKIVLTSLHGTSLPLATHLLTAAGFTNYVVEEEQSQPNGHFPTVKSANPEEQSAFDHGIVLAHRENASLIIATDPDADRFGIVERYEDGTTRYFNGNEIGLLLMKLRHDTMKSTKNHYYVVKTIVTSALSEVLARALNIETVNVLTGFKYISNILEQKSDQLDQLVLAYEESHGYLTFPLSRDKDAIQFIPLLVKYKQQLTAQGLTFRDVLNTIYEQFGSYHDLTLSPQYDGEAGRHKIEQVMTYFRQNTFKQLAGLTIKTKEDYWTREITDMKTGSLAQTTLPQADVIRYTFEEGFIALRPSGTEPKMKVYFSLNVDYFDDIVQRFQEAYLD
- a CDS encoding PepSY domain-containing protein; its protein translation is MKFKILTLLLSAGIVLAACGNDKDDSQQANQQDDKQQTTQSSDHKDTKDDDQQEMDDTKTNHTTGQTIAVKDIETDPKQAIETAQTDFDGKLKKVEYKNDMGEWVYKVELVNNKEEAEVKVSDKDNKVLHTDKEMDEHQNMDDTLEYKEAISYKEAVKKAQNEMNGDLKQWQLSKDDGKLIYEVELIDQNKEIEFKIDAKTGEVLEMEH
- a CDS encoding globin domain-containing protein — encoded protein: MLTQEEKGIILETVPVLKEKGTEITSRFYNRMFNQHPELRNMFNQTNQKKGFQSTALAQSVLAAAMNIEDFTPIVPVVKEIGYKHCALDVREEHYPIVGENLLAAIQDVVGVDENHPIIQTWAKAYGVIADAFISIEKDIYAGMAWEGFKPFKIDKIEQITHNIKSFTVVSDEQDLSQFIPGQYITVDVESEKLPYRAKRHYSIIDGGKNFITFGVRREVSENHEGEVSTILHDEFKEGDMINLSAPVGGFQVHNPEKPQLFLGSGVGVTPLVSMYRHAAQQGSNVKFINVAGSEKDVAFKSELDKITNEAKEAQLHTHLRDQEGYLKAAELKDYLTDDTEVYICGGTPFLQSMIQELQELGVDENRIHFETFVPRLSVAV
- a CDS encoding DUF5011 domain-containing protein, encoding MNKLLQSLSAIGVSATLVTPNLSVEATTNTVPFIKGLEDEVVKVGQTYNPLAGVTAYDKEDGDLTDKIKVNGYFDTSKEGTYQLEYQVMDSDGAIETSSRTIKVVDAPQ